Part of the Zingiber officinale cultivar Zhangliang chromosome 8A, Zo_v1.1, whole genome shotgun sequence genome, atatatgaataacTCATGTTCTCGATTATTCAGATTTGAAAAGAATCTATCAACCATGCATCAATGTggaaaaaatctatttaaaaCATTGGCGGCGGCCAGGTGGCATCAATTCTTCAGTAAAAGCCCCACAAGTCGAAAAAATCGTGTCCGTATCCAAACGATGGTGCCGGCGACTGTGGCTGCATTCCCTGTTCGACATTCTGATCCCACAGCGGCGAGATCGACGACAAGGGCTGGTCTTCCTCGTTTAATTCCGTCGCGTTTTCTAACGGAAGCGCCAGCCACTGTGGCTGCCTCTCCTGTTCAACATTCTGATCGGGAAATGGCGGGAGAGACGTCGAGGGTTGGCCTTCCTCGTTAAATTCAGTTGTGTTTTCAGTTGGTAGCGCCGGCGGCTGTGACTGCCTCCCCAGTTCAACATTCTGATTGGACATTGGAGGGAGCGACGCCAGGGGTTGGCCTTCCTCGTTAAATTCAGTTGCGTTTTCCATTGGTAGCGCCGGCGGCTGGGGCTGACTCCCCTGTTTGACATTCTGATTGGACATTGGCGGGAGCGACATCAGGGGTTGGCCTTCCTCGTTAAATTCAGTTGCGTTTTCCATTGGTAGCGCCGGCGGCTGTGACTGCCTCCCCAGTTCAACATTCTGATTGGACATTGGCGGGAGCGACGCCAGGGGTTGGCTTTCCTCGTTAAATTCAGTTGCGTTTTCCATTGGTAGCGCCGGCGGCTGGGGCTGACTCCCCTGTTCGACATTCTGATTGGACATTGGCGGGAGCGACATCAGGGGTTGGCCTTCCTCGTTAAATTCAGTTGCGTTTTCCATTGGTAGCGCCGGCGGCTGTGGCTGACTTCCCGGATCAACATTCTGATTGGACATTGGCGGGAGCCACGTCAGGAGTTGGCCTTCCTCGTTAAATTCAGTTGCGTTTTCCATTGGTAGCGCCGACAGCTGGGGCTGACTCTCCTGTTCGACATTCTGATTCGACTGCCATAGGAGCGACGACAAGAGTTGGTCTTCATCGTTAATTTCAGTCTCGTTTTCCGACGGTAGCGCCGGCGACTGTGGTTGCATCTCCTGTTCAACATTCTGATTGAAATGTGGCAGGAGCGACGCTAAGCCCTGGTCATTCTCGGTAAATTCGGTTGTGTTTCTCAATGGTAGTGCCAGCGGATGTGGCTGCATCCCCTGTTCAACATTCTGATTCGACAATGACAGGACGGGCGCCCAGAATTGGGTGGTGGACGATGCCTCAGCCATGACCGGAGGAGGAGGAAGACAAGGAAGAGgagtaggaggaggaggaggagggattGCCATCCTCACAGGATAAACGGCACCGAGTGGTTGCGCCAGATGAGTGGGGACGACGGGATAATTGGGATAGCCGACCGAATGCAGATATGGCGGCGGCGCCGGCAGCTGTTGTGGCAACGAAGAAGTCTGACTCTTGTGCCTTTTGGGTTGTGGTTGGTGGAGGGAAGGTTGTCCGTCGGCGGCTTGTTGCACCTCCTGAGGGTAGACGTTGAGGCCGGCCTGTTGGCATCGACTGACGTAGTAAAACCAGTAGTGCATGACTTGGTTCTCCGATCTGCCCTCCATCTGCGCAATAACAACAAAAATCAATAACCTAAAGAGGGAAAACAAAAAACAGATAGCGCCGATCGGAGATTAATAATGaggatcgttcgatcgatcgacgTACTTCGGCGGCGATGCGAGACCACTTGTTGCCGAGGGCCGCATGGAGGCGGCAGAGGTGGATCTCCTCGTCGCGCGAGAAGGCGACGCCGTCGTCCTTGAGGCCGGGGCGGAGTCTGTTAAGCCACCGAAACCGGCAGCTCTGGCCGGTGCGTGCCAGTCCCGTGCTCTGCGGCACCGCATCCCATTTCCCCACGCCGTGAGCCTGGACGTGCGCCGCCAGCACAGCGTCTTCCTCCGCCGTCCACGATCTTCTCTTCCTAGTTTGCTGCGGCTGCGATCCTTCCGTGCCTCCTTCTGCCGGTGACGTCAGCAGTTCTTGCGCACCGTGTACTCTTCCCTCGGCCTCCATCGAGACTTCTTTTGTCGGTTTCGAtggatcgatcgattgaggcGTACGATGAATGTGGAATAATTCCGCTTAGTACGTAGTCCGTATAGGAGTATAGCAAGGAAGTGCACAGAGATTGTATTTATAGAAGACCAACAGAAGTATAAAGGTTGTTAGAAATATTCGGCGAAATATTTGGAAAATTTAATTTCTTGCGTATTAATCGGGATTTATTGTTACTGGAATACTCGACTGGCTACAAACAAAGTTTAggtttatttgtttatatttttttgttggaAAAATATGTAAATTATCGAAttcaaataaataatattttatttaattactgATGGGCCATCTAGGAATGAAGTcagattaaattataattaatttttatataattttaatttaaatatatttaaattaaagttCACATATATCAAACcaaattcgaatttaaattataatttaattctaCTGAAATCATGATTCGAATAATTTACACTGAACTCAACTTCTTATTTTATTTCAAACCAAGCTAGGTtgactaaattttttttatatatattttcgagttttaaattgaatttgaatattatatatttttaagctCAAATTCAAATATCAATATTGATGCAGTGATAAAGGAAGTCTACCAAGTATTGATGAAGTGATAAAGGAAGTCTAGCAAGTATGAGTCAAAGGCGAGAACAACAGTCGATGTGAATGTTTGTCAAGGCAGTTAAAGGAAGGAAATCGCCGACTACCAAAGTCGACTGAACGGGTGACAATGTACCGAGCAGGCATGAAGGATCCAATCGGCTCAAAGGCTCATCTGAGCAGATCGCTCATCCGGCCAGGACAACTATATATAAGACATCAGATGCTCACAACTGTGACCAAGTGAATGCTAGTCCGACTGGACCGCCTGTCCGGTCGGGCAAGAGACAACATACTGAGCCGAGGGACTACGGAGAAAACAACCTTGAGCGTTTGGACAGGGAATCCCGACCGAACGACTCCCATGCTCGGCCAAATAGTGGGACCCCTTCCATATCTcgtcattgttggtgcaagttgcaccagaatcaaacctgagttttgatgttgtcaaaggttcaagttaagtattgttgtgatctaacaagttaactaagtgtgcgGGCTATTTACTCAACCgaaaaagacctagttggaggctaggcaggaaaagccttagcagatcgtggaacctaggtgaaaagaccaagtgggtcgagaggacccgacacttggcagtGAGATCGACAGAAAaatcctggcgagccgatcaaggctaagtgaaaagtccaaacaaatctggaggatcaatgtttggcagataagttgaggtaaacaactggaggagcgcagtgaggtcgggttcctgaagggaacaacctaaggtcgctgatccaactaaagaaactggaaaagtttctaagttgagattaagacagtTAAACTATCTATTTTTACTCATGCATTAGAtgtattattactgtgctaacatctattttacaggattattgtctaacactattttacaggttcggcttgatcggtcgatcgaaccggagGATCGGTCACCAAACAAGGCCAACTTAGAGAAGATACAAGTCCAAACTAAAACGGAGTCCGGTCAaagattgatcggtcgaccgaaccatatgatcgattgaccgaaccctGATGACTTAGCACAGTTCAGATCAATCAAAAGCAGAGAAGGAAACAacgctgatcgatcgaccgaatgggtagatcggttgactgaacaaATCATCTCATCAATACGGCATTAAGTGCACATCTcaacaaatctcgacgaacagggaaggatactgttcgatcgaccaaaaagaaggatcagtcgaccgaacccttaatgatcaattaatgtcgaagatcgaatcagTATTAGATCTTagcgaagatggaagggagctagttcggtcgaccgaacccagggatcggtcgaccgaacgtcgacggttcttataaaagagagctcaagGTCCAAGGTTGAGCAACGCTGTTTGGTTCGAAATTCATATCTGTGTGAGCTTCTGTTGATCATGCTACTGCTCTATGACTCGCAAGCTACTTCATTCAGAAGTGCCGACCAAGCttcattttttattattgtcggtacaTTTATTTAAACTTGCAttatacttaaactcttacaagatagtagggtgttactatcttgcatattatacgcactgcttctttccgaggtttttggaaagaagagttttagtggattgtccatcagtgcggtcaaggatcgtgggccttagagtaggagtcgacctaggcttcgaaccaagtaaccgaactgagtattttactttctgctgcatattctgattatttttaaaatacgataagcaaagttttaaaagagcgatattcaccccctctatcacactatttcgatccaacaattggtatcagagtctcgtagctctgaaaatacttaatcatttttcaaaacacttttaaaactttttctttttacttatttcttttctttttagaattctctcttttatttttttttcagcaCTACAaatcccaagacgagagtcttAGAAATctgtttgttattttctttgattCAAGAATGTCAAATTCCTACCAAGAAGGATACAACATGGTCCAACCTCCCCTTTTTAAAGGGGAAAACATCAGCTATTGGAAGAACAGAATGGAGTGCTACCTTAAGTTCGATATCGAGCTTTGGTTCACAATATTGAAAGGCTATACACCTCCGATGAAAGATGGAACGCCACTAGAACCAGAAGATTGGACCcctccaatgatcaagaaggcacaactaaactacaaggcgatcaacattATTCAGTGCGAACTTACAATGGAGGAATTGAATGGAGTCGGCCCCTACGACAATGCTAAAGATCTATGGGATTGCCTGGTTAAGCTATATGAAGGGACTAATGAGttcaaggtaagtaaaagagatcttttattaaacaatttatttaacattaaaatgcttcCCAGAGAGACGGTTTTGTAACTACATGCTTAACtaaaagacatcctcaatggcCTCCATTTGATTGGACACAACCTGGAGAATCGCGACActataaggtatgcactaaaagTTTTTCCGTGGAATATTTTGtcggcatcaatagtggatgcttacaaaatttctaaggatctttcaattctcaaACTAGATGatttattttatgaattagaactacacgaacaagctaacttgagtcaagtcgagaaaggagttgctttgtatgcaggtccgAGCAAAGAAACCAAATCAAGAACAAAGGTCGAATCAAAAAGTGAATCAGACTCTGACTCAACAAATGacgaagaactagtcaacatggttcagagaTTACCGACAAAAAGGAAACTcaaaagaagcaccaagaagatacCACTCAACCAGatacaaaacaaatcagaaatgatttgttatggatgcaacaagaaggggcatttaaaaaaggaatgtccaaatcggaaggaagaaaggcctaagtcgacaagaagaaagaaagcccTCCAAGCAACATGGCACGAGtcatcttccgaggaatccgatgcGGAAGAAATGAAGCATTCCAGCCATCTTgcctttatggcaagaaacgaagaatcCAATTCCGAGGAAGAGTACGAGTCTGAAAACCACATCGAATCTGAGGTCGACATCGAGTTTgaaagaagccatggatccgcatccgaaggtccaaatatggtaacgatttattcaaagtcaaatttacttaaagttgttaaatgtttatttaaaaaactatcaaaatttgaaaaacaaaataacttgctacttaaggaaataaagcaagttaacttgagtgactcgactaaccaagttcaagtcggaacttcaactcaagttgtaaaacttgaggaggaaaattctaacttgaaaggacaagtcgagcgactcaagaaaatgttgaaaAAGTTCAAACTGgggtccaagtgtctaaatatggtacttggattgcAACGAGACATGTACAATAAATCAGGACTTGGTtataaaccaaatcaaacaaataaaccaTATCTGTCCTTAATTAGTTAAAATGTTAAAAGTCAAGTCCAATCATGAGTTTCAATAAAATGTTTAATAAAACTAATCAAACCAAATTTATACTTGATTCCtaggagtcaaatccattacttagatagaccatatctaaactatgactcagggggagtaaGTATAAAAAtggttcaaccaacttgatcAATCTACCTTCCATGATTAGGAGTAGGTTTAGTTTACTTagcttagaatggttagttaaaaaggtttacccaaccctataacatagcaccggaatggattgagatgatagtacgtcaaggaaactttgtcgaaggcatgcttaggctgaatcttgtgtattctacctagtGCACTAGACTTATTGAatttgaccgaagctaccccagtcaaacatgggctagttagaccaaaatttagtattaagttttttgggcaggactaTTCTGGAAAGTATTAGCAAATGGTCcatcgttgatacacaagaatacCATATGCCTCgtcactgaactgaaaacttatccttaggaaacctacttgattaacccaaagctaagtttgaatctatcttgagttcaataaccttttttaaaatataacaaaaatttattaaaaacttaattaaaaattaattaaaaactaaattattaaaaaaatttaaaacttaattaaaaacttattttaaacttaattaaaacttaattaaaattatcttaaaaatttaaaacttaattaaaattattttaaaacttaattaaaattattttaaaacttaattaaaaacttattttaaacttaattaaaattattaaaaaaaattaacaattatttcaaaacttaattaaaaactaaattattaaaatttttaaaacttaattaaaaattaattaaaaacttattttaaacttaattaaaacttaattaaaatcttaaaaatttaaaactttattaaaatttttgaaacttaattaaaaacttattttaaacttaattaaaattatcttaaaaatttaaaacttaattaaaattatcttaaaaatttaaaacttaattaaaattatttttaaacttaattaaaaacttattttaaacttaattaaaattattttaaaaaattaataattattttaatacttaattaaaattattttaaaacttacttaaaaacttattttaaacttaattaaaacttaattaaaaacttaattaaaattatcttagaaatttaaaacttttttttttaaaaacttaattaaaattatttttaaaattaattgaacttctttaaaaacttaattattttaaaacctaattaaaacttatttaaaaatttaattattttaacaacttaattaaaaaaaattaaattaaatttattttagttcTGTCGATCGAACGACCTGTTCGGTTGAATAATACCCGATAAATTGACCACGTACGTTTAATGTTTCGATCAATCGAACccatttatcggtcgaccgaaacagTAAATTATCGATGTATTATTCAattattcggtcgactgaacctcagtTCCGTCGACCGAAAACCTAATTTGAATCTCAAAGAGAGTAAATTTATTGGTTGACCGAATCGTGGATTGATCGACCGGACACCAACTAACAGGTCGTAAAGGACGCCGAATTAAAGGGATCGATCAACCTAACCCCTTATCGATCAACCGATCCAACTCTATTTATCCATGGTCGGGCAGAACCCAAGCCTCATCCCACTCTTCTCTTCTTTGCCTTCTTCTTGGTTTTCAACGCTTTCCTCGCCGGACCTAGCTTTCCTCGGTTCCCAATAATGCCTCGGTAAACACCTTCCAACCCTTTTCCTTTCCATATTTGTATAcaagttatttattttatttccttaaTACTAGTGAAAAGAGTCGTACAACTGCACAAAGGGAGGCTAGCTCCTTAAATCCCAGCCAAGACCCTAGGTTTTCCTCTGAAGAATTACAACAATCTTTTCCAAATAAAAAACTTAAGGTGATAGGTACTCGTTGTCTTGATCTTCAATTCTATCAAGCATACTGTCTAGAGGCCATAGACATCGCTCAACATTTTTAACTCGATAGCATTGTCTTTTGTCGGCATGCTTACAATCCCATTCTCTGTTCTGAATTTTATCACAACTTGTGTGAACTTGACCCCATCACTATAGGACTAGAGTTGCAACTCGAGAAA contains:
- the LOC122011188 gene encoding myb-related protein B-like, translating into MEAEGRVHGAQELLTSPAEGGTEGSQPQQTRKRRSWTAEEDAVLAAHVQAHGVGKWDAVPQSTGLARTGQSCRFRWLNRLRPGLKDDGVAFSRDEEIHLCRLHAALGNKWSRIAAEMEGRSENQVMHYWFYYVSRCQQAGLNVYPQEVQQAADGQPSLHQPQPKRHKSQTSSLPQQLPAPPPYLHSVGYPNYPVVPTHLAQPLGAVYPVRMAIPPPPPPTPLPCLPPPPVMAEASSTTQFWAPVLSLSNQNVEQGMQPHPLALPLRNTTEFTENDQGLASLLPHFNQNVEQEMQPQSPALPSENETEINDEDQLLSSLLWQSNQNVEQESQPQLSALPMENATEFNEEGQLLTWLPPMSNQNVDPGSQPQPPALPMENATEFNEEGQPLMSLPPMSNQNVEQGSQPQPPALPMENATEFNEESQPLASLPPMSNQNVELGRQSQPPALPMENATEFNEEGQPLMSLPPMSNQNVKQGSQPQPPALPMENATEFNEEGQPLASLPPMSNQNVELGRQSQPPALPTENTTEFNEEGQPSTSLPPFPDQNVEQERQPQWLALPLENATELNEEDQPLSSISPLWDQNVEQGMQPQSPAPSFGYGHDFFDLWGFY